In Methanosarcina siciliae T4/M, one genomic interval encodes:
- a CDS encoding PAS domain S-box protein has product MKKTVLLNKHHYYKKRIEYIIISLYGYQPVLILQGISITEKNLQSKFTGKGLPEKELPDFFESKDELKMFLGSIPQVIFIRKAEAAFPVEFVSANVSWFGYEPADFRAGKMLYADIVHPEDLEAFNFGVISNSERGITDYILEYRILTKNGEIRWVEDRTLIQYGKNSRISRYIGIVSNINTRKELAEKLEQEKQKFSSLLNSSRSLVIIMDRQGKFLETNDRVCTSLGYSREELLRLAPANINTRYGNQFPRQVKKILHKGNIAFETSYLKKDGTSIPVEVEAHLMDYEGRSTILTVANDISEQKQIKKDLSNSLKVNKVLELIVSSSPIVVFLSSPREKRPVEFITENIILFGYPAGAFTSGELAYEDIIHPLDVEKVRDNLFRNYKEGKTDYFQEYRILTASGEVRWVNEQTFIHSDEKGDIDYLYGTVIDITEKKQSSDLLRIRRDTGTALASTDEMQDILRQLLDLALEVKPLDSGCIYLMDEGSGELKLKTCRGLSPAFVKTASSFGRSQGLVNLFRIGKPIYRQYFELKKMASLETPPDEKLRAAAFIPVFSGGIFAAVMQFSSHKADEISESSRKQLETIALELGNEIARIKEKAELQQTSSDFQGLFKSIKDFIFIVDQEGCIIHSNPAFRKYLSYTEKELLGKNILSFHPQNRVLEAAKNFSEILEGKTSFYSVPFVSREGIEILAETKFSKGSWRGQEVLIAISRPGIAE; this is encoded by the coding sequence ATGAAAAAAACAGTTTTATTAAATAAGCATCATTATTATAAAAAGAGAATAGAATATATAATTATCAGCCTGTATGGCTATCAACCGGTATTAATTTTACAGGGGATTAGCATTACGGAAAAAAACCTTCAGAGCAAATTCACGGGTAAGGGGCTTCCTGAAAAAGAGTTACCTGACTTTTTTGAGTCAAAAGACGAACTGAAAATGTTTCTGGGAAGTATTCCGCAGGTCATTTTCATAAGGAAAGCCGAAGCTGCCTTTCCGGTTGAGTTTGTTTCTGCAAACGTTTCCTGGTTCGGATATGAACCTGCAGACTTCAGGGCAGGAAAAATGCTGTATGCTGATATCGTCCATCCCGAGGACCTTGAAGCTTTCAATTTTGGGGTTATAAGCAATTCCGAGCGAGGCATTACCGACTATATTCTGGAATACAGGATTCTTACAAAAAACGGAGAGATCCGCTGGGTTGAGGACAGGACCCTCATCCAGTACGGGAAAAACAGCAGGATAAGCCGCTATATCGGGATTGTTTCGAACATTAACACTCGAAAAGAGCTTGCAGAAAAACTGGAACAGGAGAAACAGAAGTTCAGTTCTCTACTTAACTCAAGCCGCAGTCTTGTAATTATCATGGACAGACAGGGAAAATTCCTGGAAACAAACGATAGGGTGTGTACAAGCCTCGGGTACAGCCGGGAAGAACTCCTCAGGCTCGCTCCTGCTAACATCAATACAAGGTACGGAAATCAGTTCCCAAGGCAGGTCAAAAAGATACTTCATAAAGGAAACATTGCCTTTGAGACCAGCTATCTGAAAAAAGACGGCACCTCTATCCCTGTGGAAGTGGAAGCCCATTTAATGGATTACGAGGGCAGAAGCACAATCCTTACGGTTGCAAATGACATCAGTGAGCAAAAACAAATAAAAAAAGACCTCTCAAACTCCCTGAAAGTAAATAAAGTCCTGGAATTAATTGTAAGCAGCAGCCCTATTGTTGTTTTTCTGAGCAGCCCCAGAGAAAAAAGGCCTGTGGAATTCATAACTGAAAACATAATCCTTTTCGGGTATCCGGCAGGGGCTTTTACCTCAGGGGAACTGGCATATGAGGACATAATCCACCCCCTTGATGTTGAAAAAGTTAGGGATAACCTCTTCAGGAATTACAAGGAAGGCAAAACCGACTATTTCCAAGAGTACAGGATTCTAACAGCCTCCGGAGAGGTTCGCTGGGTTAATGAGCAGACGTTTATCCATTCCGATGAAAAAGGGGATATCGATTACCTGTACGGGACAGTTATTGACATTACTGAAAAAAAGCAGAGTTCGGATCTCCTGCGCATCCGCCGTGATACAGGCACTGCCCTTGCATCCACCGATGAAATGCAGGATATCTTAAGGCAGCTCCTTGACCTTGCGCTTGAGGTCAAACCCCTGGACTCAGGCTGCATTTATCTGATGGACGAGGGAAGCGGCGAGCTGAAATTAAAAACCTGCAGAGGGCTGTCCCCTGCTTTTGTAAAAACAGCGTCAAGTTTTGGGAGATCTCAGGGGCTCGTAAATCTGTTCAGGATAGGAAAACCTATCTACAGGCAGTATTTTGAGCTTAAAAAGATGGCTTCCCTTGAGACACCTCCTGATGAAAAGCTCAGGGCAGCGGCCTTCATTCCCGTATTCTCAGGAGGAATTTTTGCGGCAGTCATGCAGTTCAGTTCCCATAAGGCGGATGAGATTTCCGAAAGCTCCAGAAAACAGCTCGAAACCATTGCCCTTGAACTCGGAAACGAGATTGCAAGGATTAAGGAAAAAGCAGAACTCCAGCAGACCAGCAGCGATTTTCAGGGGCTCTTCAAAAGCATAAAGGACTTCATTTTCATAGTAGATCAGGAAGGTTGCATCATTCACTCGAATCCCGCCTTCCGTAAATACCTTTCTTATACCGAAAAAGAACTTCTGGGAAAGAATATCCTCTCCTTCCATCCCCAGAACCGCGTCCTTGAAGCCGCAAAAAACTTTTCCGAAATCCTTGAAGGAAAAACCTCCTTTTACAGTGTTCCCTTTGTTAGCAGGGAAGGGATAGAAATTCTTGCTGAAACCAAATTCAGTAAAGGCTCATGGAGGGGACAAGAAGTCCTGATCGCAATCTCTAGGCCCGGGATTGCGGAGTAA
- a CDS encoding sulfite exporter TauE/SafE family protein yields the protein MLAYEETIFIALLTLLASVIGTLAGFGISTIMVPILLMVFPLPQTLLLVGIIHWFNDIWKMILFRKGIRWKLFLTFGLPGIFTSFIGSSLSLRISQEVLSRALGLFLLAYVIFIIINRTFKLSQRLSVAMSGGALAGFFAGIFGIGGEINAVALSTFNLEKAAYIATAGAISFMIDSTRIATYIKGGTELDPVILSGFLIFIPASLIGAMIGKKGVEKIPQGKFRNFVAVFILLLGLKLVLFP from the coding sequence ATGCTTGCGTATGAGGAAACTATTTTCATAGCTCTGCTCACGCTGCTGGCAAGCGTGATCGGAACTCTGGCCGGATTCGGGATATCCACAATTATGGTGCCCATTCTTCTGATGGTATTTCCTCTGCCTCAGACCCTGCTTCTGGTGGGCATAATTCACTGGTTTAATGATATCTGGAAAATGATCTTATTCCGGAAAGGCATAAGATGGAAGCTTTTCCTTACCTTCGGCCTTCCCGGAATCTTCACAAGTTTCATAGGATCATCTTTATCCTTGAGAATCTCCCAGGAGGTCCTTTCAAGAGCTTTAGGGTTGTTCCTCCTGGCTTATGTTATTTTCATCATCATCAACCGGACCTTCAAGCTTAGCCAGAGGTTATCGGTAGCAATGTCCGGTGGAGCCCTTGCCGGATTTTTTGCAGGTATCTTCGGCATCGGCGGGGAGATAAATGCGGTAGCTCTAAGCACTTTTAACCTCGAGAAAGCTGCTTATATCGCAACTGCAGGTGCCATATCTTTCATGATCGACTCTACAAGGATAGCAACCTATATCAAAGGAGGTACCGAGCTGGACCCTGTCATTTTATCAGGTTTTCTGATCTTCATACCCGCATCTTTAATCGGGGCAATGATCGGGAAAAAAGGAGTTGAAAAAATACCCCAGGGAAAATTCAGGAACTTTGTAGCAGTATTCATACTTTTATTGGGCCTGAAGCTGGTGCTGTTTCCATAG
- a CDS encoding aldo/keto reductase codes for MLYRKMPENGDELSILGFGCMRLPLKEDGTIDEQRARSLVRYAIDQGVNYVDTAWPYHMGESEPFLGRTLADGYREKVKLATKLPSWLVECREDMDKFLNAQLERLKTDHFDYYLVHSLAGKLWDKLEAFDVIDFLNRAKADGRIVNAGFSFHGLVEDFKRIVDAYPWTFCQIQYNFMDEQHQAGTEGLKYAASKGLGIIIMEPLLGGNLAGPVPDEVKEIWAESPVKRTPPEWALRWVWNHPEVTVALSGMNEESQVEENLKIAEEAYPNSLTEAELQLISRVEKKYHELMKVGCTGCEYCMPCPSGVHIPECFRIYNDLHMFGNVEGARFKYAVNMSGVFTSM; via the coding sequence ATGCTGTACAGGAAAATGCCAGAGAACGGGGACGAACTTTCAATACTGGGTTTTGGGTGTATGCGCCTCCCCCTTAAAGAGGATGGCACAATAGATGAGCAAAGGGCCAGAAGCCTGGTGAGATATGCAATCGACCAGGGAGTGAACTATGTTGACACAGCCTGGCCCTATCATATGGGAGAGAGCGAGCCGTTTTTAGGACGCACTCTTGCTGATGGCTATCGGGAAAAAGTCAAACTTGCAACAAAACTCCCATCCTGGCTTGTGGAGTGTCGGGAAGATATGGATAAATTCCTGAATGCCCAATTGGAGAGACTTAAAACAGATCATTTTGATTACTATCTTGTGCACAGCCTTGCAGGAAAATTATGGGACAAACTGGAGGCCTTTGACGTGATCGATTTCCTCAATCGAGCCAAAGCTGATGGCCGCATTGTAAATGCAGGTTTCTCTTTCCACGGGTTAGTTGAGGATTTCAAACGGATTGTGGACGCTTATCCCTGGACTTTTTGCCAGATCCAGTACAATTTCATGGATGAACAGCACCAGGCAGGAACCGAAGGGCTGAAATATGCCGCTTCAAAGGGCCTGGGCATAATTATAATGGAACCTCTTCTAGGAGGGAACCTTGCCGGTCCTGTGCCTGATGAAGTAAAAGAGATCTGGGCTGAATCTCCGGTAAAAAGGACACCTCCGGAATGGGCCCTTCGCTGGGTCTGGAACCATCCCGAAGTCACGGTTGCACTCTCAGGCATGAACGAGGAATCCCAGGTCGAAGAAAACCTGAAAATTGCCGAAGAAGCCTATCCGAATTCCCTGACCGAAGCCGAGCTTCAGCTTATCAGCAGAGTTGAGAAAAAATACCATGAACTCATGAAAGTCGGCTGTACCGGCTGTGAGTACTGCATGCCCTGCCCGTCCGGAGTTCACATCCCGGAATGCTTTAGAATTTACAATGATCTGCATATGTTCGGGAATGTGGAGGGGGCCAGATTCAAGTATGCGGTTAATATGAGTGGCGTATTTACCAGTATGTAG